The following proteins are co-located in the Nitrospirota bacterium genome:
- a CDS encoding rRNA pseudouridine synthase: MEVRLQKAIADSGLASRRKAEMLIAEGRVTVNGLVVREQGTKINVEKDHVKVDGRHLKPAPPQVFIMLNKPKGYVSSLSDPEGRPTITDLLGGVSVRVFPVGRLDYDSEGLMLLTNQGALAQTLLHPRYHVPKTYLIKVKGVLDEKQIAELERGVELEDGLTKPAVVKKIRKAEENSWLEVTIHEGRNHQVKRMLDYVRHPVIKLTRVRFGPLAIGSLSPGQFRYLTDREANALRAVVTDRIKDVAAGTESGSTAAKTRKRRAGAQGWAKAKKGRKA, encoded by the coding sequence ATGGAAGTCAGATTGCAAAAGGCCATTGCCGATTCGGGGCTTGCCTCGCGCCGCAAGGCGGAAATGCTGATCGCCGAGGGGCGGGTGACGGTGAACGGCCTGGTGGTGCGGGAACAAGGCACGAAGATCAACGTTGAAAAAGATCACGTGAAAGTGGATGGCCGGCATCTCAAACCGGCTCCGCCGCAGGTCTTCATCATGCTCAACAAGCCCAAGGGCTATGTCTCGTCCTTGAGCGATCCGGAGGGGCGGCCGACGATCACGGACCTGCTCGGCGGGGTGAGCGTCCGGGTCTTTCCGGTGGGCCGCCTGGACTATGACAGCGAAGGGCTGATGTTGTTGACCAATCAAGGCGCCTTGGCCCAGACCCTGCTCCATCCGCGCTACCATGTGCCCAAGACTTATCTCATCAAGGTCAAAGGCGTGCTGGACGAAAAACAGATTGCGGAGCTGGAGCGGGGAGTGGAGCTGGAGGATGGGCTCACCAAGCCGGCCGTCGTGAAAAAGATCCGGAAGGCCGAAGAGAACTCCTGGCTGGAAGTCACGATTCATGAAGGACGCAACCATCAGGTTAAGCGCATGCTGGACTATGTCAGGCACCCGGTGATCAAGTTGACCCGCGTGCGGTTCGGGCCCCTGGCGATCGGAAGCCTGTCGCCGGGTCAATTCCGGTACTTGACCGATCGGGAAGCCAACGCCTTGCGTGCGGTGGTCACCGACCGTATCAAGGACGTCGCGGCAGGAACGGAATCTGGTTCGACTGCAGCCAAGACCCGCAAAAGAAGGGCTGGAGCGCAGGGTTGGGCCAAGGCCAAGAAGGGACGCAAGGCATGA